The Nitrosomonas sp. PY1 genomic sequence AGTATAAGCTTGATCAATAGAAGGTAATAACTTACTGATACCTATGCCATGCAAAGCAGAAATATAATGCAGCTGTGCAAAACTTAAAAATTGCAGCTTGCGATTCAATTCACGCTTGATTGTATCTCTCTGGTATTCATCTAAATCATCCCACTTGTTGACCGCAATGACTAATGCGCATCCTGCTTCTAAAATAAATTGAGCAATATGTGCATCTTGATCTGAAATTTCACTATGCGCATCAAGTACCAATACGACCACATTAGCATCCTCAATCGCCTGCAATGTTTTGATAACCGAGAACTTTTCTATAGTTTCATTAACTTGACCTCGGCGTCGCAATCCGGCGGTATCAATTAACGTATAATTCTTGTCCTTGTGCTGAAAATCAATATAAATACTATCGCGTGTTGTACCGGGTTGGTCAAAAACAATCACCCGCTCTTCACCTAGTAATGTATTGACTAAAGTAGATTTTCCTACGTTAGGTCGCCCCACAATTGCAATTTTGGGATGCTTATCTTGTAGCAACCCATCCGTTGCATCTGAAAAGTCATGCAATACCCATTCGACCAAGTCATTAACATGATCGCCATGCATCGCAGATACAGCGCAAGGCTCGCCTAAGCCCAGTTCATAAAATTCAGCTGTTACAACCGAAAGCGCCATACCCTCCGTTTTATTAACCACCAGTACAATTTTTTGCCCCGATTTACGCAATTGTTCTGCAATGATTTTGTCATGCGCAGTAACACCTTGCTTCCCATCGACAACAAATAGAACTTTATCCGCTTCATCAATTGCTTGCAAAGTTTGCATTGCCATAGCGCGCAGAATGCCTTCTTTAACGACAGGTTCGAATCCTCCAGTATCCATGACCAAATAAGGCTTATCGCCAACTCTTCCCTGTCCATAATGGCGATCACGAGTCAAGCCAGGAATATCTGCCACAATAGCATCCCGTGTCCGTGTCAAGCGATTAAATAAAGT encodes the following:
- the der gene encoding ribosome biogenesis GTPase Der, encoding MKPTLVLIGRPNVGKSTLFNRLTRTRDAIVADIPGLTRDRHYGQGRVGDKPYLVMDTGGFEPVVKEGILRAMAMQTLQAIDEADKVLFVVDGKQGVTAHDKIIAEQLRKSGQKIVLVVNKTEGMALSVVTAEFYELGLGEPCAVSAMHGDHVNDLVEWVLHDFSDATDGLLQDKHPKIAIVGRPNVGKSTLVNTLLGEERVIVFDQPGTTRDSIYIDFQHKDKNYTLIDTAGLRRRGQVNETIEKFSVIKTLQAIEDANVVVLVLDAHSEISDQDAHIAQFILEAGCALVIAVNKWDDLDEYQRDTIKRELNRKLQFLSFAQLHYISALHGIGISKLLPSIDQAYTAAMINLPTPKLTRALIAAVERHPPPRGGMSRPKMRYAHQGGSNPPLIIVHGSMLGHVPESYRRYLENFFRETFKLIGTPLRVDFKVGHNPYSDKKPAPPTESELRTAHNKRRRNRKKYG